The Aythya fuligula isolate bAytFul2 chromosome 5, bAytFul2.pri, whole genome shotgun sequence sequence CCggttattattttattaggGCTCTCTTTATAGCCGCAATCACAATAATGCCCTGGAGTTTCGAGGAGGATTTTACATCTCTTTCGCACCACTCGCTCCGGCttctggaaatatttgttttgtgggGACACGTGGGGAGCTGCAGCGACTTGTGGAGCCCGGGCAGAGCATGCAAACTGGGTGCAAAGCTCAGGGCGGCAGCCACCGGGCCTTGGGAAGGTGGTGGCACCCGCCTAGGTGCGCGGCCAGGAGATCGCAGCGAGGTTTGGCGGAGCTGTGAAAAGCAGAGATCAGCTTGTCTTGCTTTAACCTACATTAGCTCCGGGTCCATATGGTAGATGCTGCCTGTGGATCTCCAGCACCAAAGCGGGGCCTATTCTTGCACGCCGCCCTGCTTGTGCCAGATGGTGCCTGGACCAAGTGGCCATGCGTGGGGTGGCTCTGGTTAGCCTAATAAACGTCCAATACAagtcaaaaatcaaaacacacacatactaACATCTGCTAGAGCCTGCAGTACCCAGCTAGCCTTTCAATACTGAATTAAAGAGCCCCACAGCCCTTCTGTTCCCCTAGGTTAGACACTCATTACCATTTATCAAGCACTGATGTTATCTGGCCTCTCATTTTATTTAGTACCGAAGCTATTAGCATCAGATTTGATTTTGACAGTTGACGCTGCTGCTGGTAAAGCCGGGATCTGGCCGGGCGGATCGCCGCAAAATTCCGAGTCCATCAGCGGCGACACATTCCTCCTCCCGCCTTGTTTACGAGGCCGAGACAAAAGAGCTCCCCTCGGGTGCCTCTACCCGCGCCTCGActcccccgcagcccccgcacTGTGCCCGCGGtgcccccccatccccatccccatccccatccccattcccattcccttccccatccccatccccttccccaccccggGACCGGCTCCGCGGGGAGGcgcggccggggggcgccgcTTCGTGCTGCCGCGGCCGGGACCCggctttttccccccctttttctcccccccgGTCCCAAAAGAGCCCGGGCTGGGGAACGGCAGCGGCAGCCCCGAGGCCCCAGGGCGGCTCCCCAGGTGCCCCACGCCGCCAAGGTTCGCAGCCTTGCGAGCGCGGCGCTGGCATAAAGGTGGCAAGACCTCATTACCATACAGCTGAAGGTTTATCTctccctccccaaccccccccactACCCCCCCGCCTCCCTCCGGCCTCCCATCCATTTAACAAGCTGAACTAAACAGCCACATGAAAGGCCTTCTCTGTGCTTGGCTTTAATGAGGGACACGCGACCCGACAATAAGCGCCCGCTGCAATCAGGCCGACGCTCGGCTGGCACacgccgccccgcagcccccattgccccccccccagccccaagcccGGCTCCCCAGGGGGGTCCCCACCGCtcctcgcccccagccccggccgggCTGCGGTGCCCCGGCTCGTCCCGGAGGCGGTGGCGGGGCCGTcccgtgccgtgccgagccgtgccggtCGGTGCCGTGCGAGCGccccttttgcttttgctttctgggTCCGGCGGGGCAagggcggggagcggcggggacgggacgggacgggacgggacgggaccggCGGCTGTCGGGGACCGAGCGGGGCGGCGAGGCGGGCAGGACGGGTGCTTTGCAACGCTTCGGCCCCTATTGTTCGGCCGCCCCGGGAGGCTGCTCCTCGGAGAGGCGTCCGCTTTTCCAGGGAGCTCTCCCTCCCCGCGCTGTAAATATCTCAACAGATGCTCGGCTCGCTCCTAATCAGCTCGGCTCCTCGGCGGCCAGcgcggcggcagcggcagcggaGCGGCAGCAGGGAATTAGCGCCGGTTCTGCGGGCTCCCCGCAACATTTGGCTCCTTtttccagaaaggaaagatggaaaagggGAGGGATCGCCCGTGAGGCTGACTGACGGTTTACATAATGAGCTTGCGAGGATGCGAGGCAACTATATAAACAGCTCGGAGGGAAGCGAGTTTTCCATTTACCGAGCGCTGTTCGCACCAGTCCAAGGAGGAGCGGTCCAACACTAAGCACTCCCCTTCGCGTCTCTCCCCAAACCCACCCGGCTTTGGAGTTTACAAAGGCGCCAGGAGCGGTCGGAGCTCGGGGGTTGGCTGCAGGATTTCATTCCCAGCAGGGGACGGTCTCACCCCACACCTGGATTTTTACCTCCCGCTTTCTGCCGCTGCTCGGGGAATACTGGCGAGGGCGGGTCGCGCTGCGAGGGGCGCCCACCCGGACCCTTTGAGGAATACAGGAGGAAAGCTAAACCCTGGGAGAGCTGGAAGCGCCGCTTCCACGAGGATGACAGCCTTGCGCAGCTTTGGCTTGACGTTTCTGTTAATGGTTTTGCAGCAGGTAATCACGCAGCGAGCTAACTAAGCGCATACGTGGAAGGGGTTCGCGGAGCGCAGAGCGGGTGACGGACGCCAGCTCGCGTGGCGGAGCCCGGGTAAGGTGTGATTtgggttttttgtgtgtgtctccCCTTTGTGCAGGGGGTGGCCGGCTCCGGCGTcttccagctggagctgcacGAGTTCGTCAACAGCCACGGGTCGCTGGCCAGCGGCAAGCCCTGCGCCCCGCACTGCAGGACCTTCTTTCGCGTGTGCCTCAAGCACTTCCAGGCGGTGGTCTCCCCGGGGCCCTGCACTTTCGGCAGCATCATCACCCCGGTTCTGGGGACGAACTCCTTCAGCGTCAAGGACACGGAGAAATTTGACAGCCCCATCAAGCTGCCCTTTAACTTCACGTGGCCGGTGAGACTCCGCTCGGAGCGCCGAGCGCGGCCGCGGGGCAAGGAGGGCGGCAGGGAAAGGCTGAGCTGGCGCGGAGCAAACCACTCCCGCCGGTAGACTTCTTGCCAGAGCttcctttaaggaaaaaaaaaaaaaaaaaaagagagaaaaaataaaagaggggtGGGGGGTGAGGGATAACACGACCCGGCGGCACGGGGCGCGGGGCCGTGCTGACGCTGCTCTCTCCGCCCGCAGGGAACCTTCTCGCTCATCATCCAGGCCTGGCACGCTCCCGCCAACTACCTGCCGCAAGGTGAGCGCGCCGCGCGCCGCCGGCAGGGGGCGCGCCCCACCCGCTGCGCGCTCCcgacacccccccccctccccacctccaaccccggtcccggtcccagccccggtcccggtcccagccccccccccccgctcccccgaCCCCCCCGGCTCAGCTGTTTATCCGATAATTTCACGGCCGGCTTTATCCGACCATCAGCAGCCCGGTCCCCCAACGATATCCATCAGGGGCCGCTTTGATTCTGTCCCGACCCAATCTCCAACACAATTGCGTTTCCTCCGGTTTATTTTTGGCGTGGGAAAGAAAGGAGTTCTGCGGTGAGAAAGCTGCGAGGCTGCCAAAGAGCCCCGGCCgccttttcctgtattttacaCCTTTCTCGAATTCCGCCCTTTGGAAAGGAATAATGGCTTTGGGATGTTTTTCtgacaagagaggaaaaaggatattccagcagcacagcagccctcGCTTTGAAAGGCCTCTCTCCGCAGAGCCCCCGCAGCCTGGCTTAACGCTCACCAAAACCGGGGGCACCAAATTAATGCTCCAACCCTCCTCAGTGGGGccactgcacacacacatttggGACAGGGGTTCCTGGGGCAgacagtggtggtggtggtgatggaggTAGTGATGATGGTGGTGATGGTtttgatggtggtggtggtggtagcaGGCTGCTGACACCGTCCGTTGTCCCCCAGGCTCACAGCTGCCGTCCGAGGACTGGCTCATCAGCCAGATGGCGATCCAGCGGTCGCTGGCGGTGGGCGAGGACTGGTCGCAGGACGTGCAGAAGGGCCCGCTGACCCAGCTGCGCTACTCCTACCGTGTGGTCTGCAGCGAGAACTACTACGGGGACAGCTGCTCGCGCCTCTGCAAACGCCGCGACGACCGCTTCGGCCACTACGTCTGCGAGGCCGATGGCAGCCTGGCCTGCCTGCCCGGCTGGACCGGAGAGTACTGCACCGAGCGTAAGTGCCAGGCTGTGACAGGCATCGGGTGTGTGAGGGGCCGGGCACGAGGGCTGCTGCACGAGCCCCGTGAGCTGCCCAGGCCTCACAGCCGGCCGTGTGGCATCGCCCCTCTCCACAgggtgctggcagccagctgcagcctcctcgCCTAGGTTGGGGTGAGGGACTCCCAGTGAAAGGCTGTGCCACCTCCCAGCCTGTGCACTGGGCAGGTCTCTAAAGCTAGCAGGTGTCTCAGAGTATTAAAATATATCACCTGCGCCAGCTTTCTTAGGCTCTGTGCTAAACCAAGAGTTGCACTGGAACAGGAATGTAGTTGAAGAGGCCTTCAGGGAAAGGCAACCCCCTAAAGCATCAGGGAACTGTTCGGTGAAGGCACCCCAATCCCAAAACTTGAAGTGCGGCAGTGGTGTTTGCTTGTGGCTGCAACAGCGCTGCTGCAAAACATCGTGCACCTGGCAGAGCTCGGGGCTGTGTTTTCCTGCTGACCTTTCCCCTCTGTGGAAAGCGGCACGCTGAGGACTTTGCTCCCCCCGTTGCTGCAGCTGCTAATGCTGCGCTGCACCTCTGTGAGCagtgaagaaagcagagaagggCTCTTGGCTATTATCACTGAGTCAGTTGTACCTATTCTGAGTTAACATGCTCACAGCTTGCCCACAGAGGCTTACACCATTTCTGCTGCCAGAGGAGATGGGGCAGGTGTTGCGCTGTCGTAGCAGGAATCTTTACTGTGGGCTCAGGGTCCCGCTGGATTTTTGCAGTCTTCTGTTAGCACAGGCAGAGCCACCACTTGCTCCTTTTCTATGAGAGCTGCAAGAGTTCATGTTTGTTGtgtaagcagaaaaataaaggacaaCTTGTCAGATGTCGGCTCTCCTTGTTCActtcctcctgctccagaaCTCCTCGTActaagaatttttaaaacaaagctttgaaaGTGCAAAACCGGTTTTcgaagcatatttttaaaagcagacatTCTCCCTTTTAAAAGTGTATTCTGTAGTGGCATATGTATTTACctaaacatttctgctttttttatgttctctttACAGCCATCTGTCTGTCTGGATGTACTGAACAGAATGGATATTGCAACAAGCCAGGAGAGTGCATGTGAGTAGATGGCAATTGCAATCCGAACTTCAGTTAAAACAGAATAGTAATAGAAACTTGTAACAGAAACTTAAACTCTTTTCCATGtcattaatgttttaatttgacttttcttttaGCTGTCGTCCTGGCTGGCAAGGCCGCTACTGCGATGAATGCATTCCCCACATAGGCTGCCGCCACGGGACTTGTAAAACACAGTGGCAGTGCATTTGTGACGAAGGATGGGGTGGCCTCTTCTGTGATCAAGGTTAGTTCCGAATGTTGTGCTTCTGGGTCTAGATTGGGTATTCCTCAGTACGGGACTAGGGAATCTGACCCATCAGATCTAGAATTAAGCTTCAGTAAGGTACACGTTGAGAGGCATCAATTTGTACCAAGGCTGTCTCAGACACTAATACTTAACTTGTAGTAGTCtgcactgaaaacaagcaagccTTTTTGGTAGGTGTTGAAAAACAACACCACCTGGATGAGTTTTGACAAGGCaagttttctgtcttctcaaGCTAAGTTTAATGTATTCCCTGTACAACTATAACAATTTACTAAACAGTTTCCAGCAGCAGTAAACACCATAATTTGGGCCTTCCTTATTTTGCATACAAGGAAGTTAACTCATGTGATAAGTCTGGAGCATGAGAGAAAAATCATGTAAGCAAGAATGAAAAGTACAGGTTCCATTTTAAGGTACACCAGACCACTTCCACCTATTCAACCCATTGAATCACTGAACTGTAGCCAGCTGAGCAGTCATGTCCTCAAGGCCATATATGCACTGCTGGCACTGAGATCATTAAGTACTCACAGCAAGTTAAGTGTTTTCAAGACATTTATAGGATTAAGATGGGGAAGTCTGAATTAAGCAGGAAAAGTAaagttgcagatttttttcttttctgtttgtagtTACCTATTAACCAGTTGTATTCCAATTAGTCTTTGGTATTTATAGTGCTTATAAAGATTTTCTACTTGCGTCCTATGAACTTGTGTGCTTAACCTCTGTCTCAGAtctaagtgaaaataaaaagggccATCAAGGCTGGCAGAGCATTTAGACAGTTTAAACTACTAACATTCATAACAAGAGAGCATGGTAAATAAACAGTAAAAGATTTCTAATGTTTGTTTAAATCTCCAagcctaaatatttttatttccttcctgccttcccgGAACGTGCCTTGGAGCACACCTTTTAAAGATGGGGCTAATTCTTTTAGTATGTGACATGTTGTGCACAGACTATCTGTCCACTATGCCTTGGAGCGTCTTTCTGAGAATACACACAAAGTACATTTTGGCATCCACATCCCATTACAGCTAACAggtttacacacacacaaaaaaggagAGTATACCAAAGCATTAAGAAAGATAAGATTCCCAAAATTCAGAGCTCAGGTGATAGATGGAGAGCAATATGTAAAATTCATAACAATCTGAAACATCTATTACTGATAATAATCTGAATAATAACCTCCAATATTCCTATTAATAGCAAAATggaagactttttaaaattgaaaattctttactgttGACTACAGTGTTTTTGTATGAATGTCTTTTTCCAGCAGTCAGAGACTCTTTCCTCTAACACCTGGTATCTTTGCAGATCTGAACTACTGTACTCACCACAGACCGTGCAAAAATGGAGCAACTTGCATGAACACTGGCCAGGGCAGCTATACGTGTTCATGCAAACCTGGCTTTACCGGCGTTGACTGCGAACATGAGATCAGCGAGTGTGACAGCAATCCCTGTAGGAACGGCGGTAGTTGCACGGTAAGggcattttaaatgtaaagtcTTTGTGTGAAGCAAGCCCCAGTATACTTTTTCAGAAATGGTTTTGTAACAACATAATGGGAATTCGATAGTACACAGGTTCATTACTGACGCTCACAACTATCATACTGAACCCTTCCCTGGACGTGTCAGGGGAGGAAGTCTGTTACAGGAGGAGATGTATCATCTAGATTAGAACTAGTCAACTGATCCTTAGGTTTCTGTGGCAGCCATTACGAGATCTTGGCAAGATTCAAGGTTTGTGAGGGAgcagatctttaaaaaaataagctccCAAATGAAGGTTCATACAAAAATGTGCCAagtctgtattttaataataaataaaatgtctgcTTTCTGTTATGGAGTGTAGTGCCAGTTGGtacaaggaaa is a genomic window containing:
- the DLL4 gene encoding LOW QUALITY PROTEIN: delta-like protein 4 (The sequence of the model RefSeq protein was modified relative to this genomic sequence to represent the inferred CDS: substituted 3 bases at 3 genomic stop codons); translated protein: MRGNYINSSEGSEFSIYRALFAPVQGGAGGSRCEGRPPGPFEEYRRKAKPWESWKRRFHEDDSLAQLWLDVSVNGFAAGNHAASXLSAYVEGVRGAQSGXRTPARVAEPGXGVIWVFCVCLPFVQGVAGSGVFQLELHEFVNSHGSLASGKPCAPHCRTFFRVCLKHFQAVVSPGPCTFGSIITPVLGTNSFSVKDTEKFDSPIKLPFNFTWPGTFSLIIQAWHAPANYLPQGSQLPSEDWLISQMAIQRSLAVGEDWSQDVQKGPLTQLRYSYRVVCSENYYGDSCSRLCKRRDDRFGHYVCEADGSLACLPGWTGEYCTEPICLSGCTEQNGYCNKPGECICRPGWQGRYCDECIPHIGCRHGTCKTQWQCICDEGWGGLFCDQDLNYCTHHRPCKNGATCMNTGQGSYTCSCKPGFTGVDCEHEISECDSNPCRNGGSCTDLENGYHCLCPPGYYGTHCEHSALTCIDSPCFNGGTCLEKEQGASYTCVCPFGFTGSNCEKKVDRCTSNPCANDGNCFYLGQIRVCRCRPGFSGKKCEININDCARNPCSNGGTCHDLINDYTCTCLPGYSGRNCDIKTRDECASGPCENGGTCYSGLYSANFVCYCPSGFMGSRCELPVYSVPITLPPKPVPWIAISMGVGLVALLILFCMIAMVIRQMRMHPEQDLETMNNLSDFQKDNLIPASQLKNTNKNKDLEVDCGLEKSNYKPKNHKLDYNLVKDLTSRGTQEDKYYKSEKCLGDKSPLRLHSEKPECRISAICSPRDSMYQSVFVITEERNECIIATEV